The window CCGGCGGAGGCGCCGCTCGAAGTGGCCAGCGCCTCGAAACCGAGCCCCGCCAGGACGCGCGCCGAACCCGCATCCCAGGGATTGGGAATCACGAATGCGCCTGGCGCCTGGTGGAGCGCCCGGAAGTG of the Candidatus Methylomirabilota bacterium genome contains:
- a CDS encoding isocitrate lyase/phosphoenolpyruvate mutase family protein; its protein translation is MATTQSEKAAHFRALHQAPGAFVIPNPWDAGSARVLAGLGFEALATSSGASAG